The following is a genomic window from Desulfovibrio sp. Huiquan2017.
GTCCAGGACGGCTGTTCCCATTTCTGCACCTACTGCATCGTGCCCCTGACGCGCGGCCGATCCGTGAGCCGCGACATGGCCGAGGTGGAGGCCGAGGTGTCCCGGCTGCTCGGGGCGGGATTCCGCGAATTCATCCTGAGCGGCATCAACCTGCGCCATTTCGGGCGAGATCTCCCCGGCAAGCCGGACTTCTGGGACCTGGTGGCCCGCTTGGAGAAGACGTTCGCCCTGGACTGGGCCGGGCGGGCGCGTCTGCGCATCTCCTCCGTGGAGCCGGGGCAGTTGACCGACAAGGCGCTCGACGTGCTCGGCGCGTCCCGACTGGTCTGCCCGCAACTGCACCTGTCCCTGCAAAGCGGCGACTCGGATGTGCTCAAGGCCATGGGGCGCGGCCATTATTCGCCGCAATCCGCCGTGGACTTCATGGAGCGGCTGAAGCCCCGTTGGCCGGTCATGGGATTGGGGGCGGACTTGATCACCGGGTTCCCGGGCGAGACCGAGTCCCAGTTCGAGCATACCCTGGAATTGTGCCGGGCCCTGCCGCTGACCTACGGCCATGTCTTTCCTTATTCCGAACGTCCCGGCACTCGCGCGGCGGACCTGCCCGGCGCGGTTGACGTGGCGGTGCGCAAGGAGCGCGCGGCCCGACTGCGCAAGCTGGTCGGCCGAAAAAAGACGACCTTTCTGCAACGGCTCCTGACCCTGCCGCATCTCG
Proteins encoded in this region:
- a CDS encoding MiaB/RimO family radical SAM methylthiotransferase; this translates as MTTFHTATLGCKINQYETRSIAEAWTGRSAVEVADPREADLILVNSCAVTANAVADLRQAVRRFHRDNPEAGIIITGCAAQVLPDELVQLPGVIRVVAQADKARLLDGPEAGGEESGLDGEKPGFAPFSITGYGRARAVVKVQDGCSHFCTYCIVPLTRGRSVSRDMAEVEAEVSRLLGAGFREFILSGINLRHFGRDLPGKPDFWDLVARLEKTFALDWAGRARLRISSVEPGQLTDKALDVLGASRLVCPQLHLSLQSGDSDVLKAMGRGHYSPQSAVDFMERLKPRWPVMGLGADLITGFPGETESQFEHTLELCRALPLTYGHVFPYSERPGTRAADLPGAVDVAVRKERAARLRKLVGRKKTTFLQRLLTLPHLDVLVQDARGRGVSEYYAACRFEESPGVPPRSLARARPVRVDKGVVVVEPLEAVA